The nucleotide sequence CTCGAGACACAGCTGCATTACGTCCGCACCCTCTATGAGGGTGTCTGCGCGCTCTATGGCCTGCGCATAGGCCTCAGGCACGCGCGAAAACATCTCGGCTGGGCGCTCGACGTCGCCGCCGATGTGAGCCGTGCGCCGGCCGAGAAGCTGAAATCCTGGCGCCAGAAGATCCTCACCTCGGAGGATCCGCGTCTCGTCCACCGGTCACTGCAAGATGCCTTCGACGACTTCGCATGGAGCGCCGCTGCATGAGCTCAGCCGTTGAACATCGTCGGCCGCTTCCGTCCGACAGCGACGCGATCCTGGACGCGCTGCCCAACCCCGTTCTGATGATCGGGCCGGACGGCAAGATCGTCGCCGCCAACATCGCGACCGAAGCCTTTTTCGATATCTCGACGCAGTTCCTGAAGCGGCAGTCGTTGAAGGAGCTGGTCCCATTCGGCAGCCCCTTGCTGGCGCTGATCGACCAGGTGCGCTCGTCGAACTCGCCGGTCAACGAATACAAGGTCGATCTGGGCACGCCGCGCATGGGCGGCGACCGCCAGGTCGATCTGCATGTCGCCCCGCTCACGGAGCGGCCCGGCCATATCGTGGTGATGCTCCAGGAGCGCTCCATCGCCGACAAGATGGACCGCCAGCTCACCCATCGCAGCGCCGCGCGCTCGGTGATCGCGCTCGCCGCGATGCTGGCGCATGAGATCAAGAACCCGCTCTCGGGCATCCGCGGCGCGGCCCAGCTCCTCGAGCAGCAGGCCTCGTCCGAGGACCGCATGCTGACGCGCCTGATCTGCGACGAGGCCGACCGCATCGTCACGCTGGTCGACCGCATGGAGGTATTCGGCGACGAGCGCCCCGTGGTGCGCGGCCCCGTCAACATCCATTCCGTGCTCGATCACGTGAAGCGGCTGGCGCAGTCGGGCTTTGCCCGCAACATCCGCTTCATCGAGGACTACGATCCCTCGCTGCCGCCGGTGCTGGCCAACCAGGACCAGCTCATCCAGGTGTTCCTCAACCTCGTGAAGAATGCTGCCGAAGCCGTGGTCGACCTCGGCTCGGACGCCGAGATCCAGCTTACCACCGCGTTCCGTCCCGGCGTGCGTCTGTCAGTCCCCGGTCAAAAAACGCGGGTATCTCTGCCGCTCGAGTTCTGCGTGAGGGACAACGGACCAGGCGTGCCGGATGATCTTCTGCCCAACCTGTTCGATCCCTTCGTGACCACAAAGCAGACCGGCTCGGGTCTGGGCCTCGCGCTGGTCGCCAAGATCATCGGGGATCACGGGGGCATCATCGAATGCGAGTCTCAGCCGCGCAAGACCACCTTCCGCGTGCTGATGCCGATGTATTCCACATCGG is from Bradyrhizobium xenonodulans and encodes:
- a CDS encoding two-component system sensor histidine kinase NtrB, whose amino-acid sequence is MSSAVEHRRPLPSDSDAILDALPNPVLMIGPDGKIVAANIATEAFFDISTQFLKRQSLKELVPFGSPLLALIDQVRSSNSPVNEYKVDLGTPRMGGDRQVDLHVAPLTERPGHIVVMLQERSIADKMDRQLTHRSAARSVIALAAMLAHEIKNPLSGIRGAAQLLEQQASSEDRMLTRLICDEADRIVTLVDRMEVFGDERPVVRGPVNIHSVLDHVKRLAQSGFARNIRFIEDYDPSLPPVLANQDQLIQVFLNLVKNAAEAVVDLGSDAEIQLTTAFRPGVRLSVPGQKTRVSLPLEFCVRDNGPGVPDDLLPNLFDPFVTTKQTGSGLGLALVAKIIGDHGGIIECESQPRKTTFRVLMPMYSTSAKHADHSSRDGSAGKSSSASQGAK